From the Kallotenue papyrolyticum genome, the window ACAGGATCGGCCCGAGCACCGGGATCTGCGACAGCAGCGGAATGGGCAGCGCCGGCAGTTGTTGCGCGGTGATCTGCGCGCCATGCTGCTGTTGGTAGCTGATGATGAAGCCGCCGCGCAGGTAGCCGGTGGTGCCCACCGCCAACAGGTTCAGCACCGTGCCGCTGATGATCTGATCGACCTTGAAGGTCACCGAGAGCAGCGCGTGCAGCGCCGACACCAGGCAGGCGGTCAGCATCGCTGCCAGCACGCCCAGCCAGGTGCTGCCGCTCAGGATCGCCGCGATGTAGCCCAGACAGGCGGCGAACAGCATCGTGCCCTCGATGCCGATGTTGACCACCCCCGAGCGCTCACAGACGATGCCGGCCAGTGCCCCCAGCGTGATCGGCGTTGCCAGGCGCACCACGCGCGCCAGCACGTCCACCACATCCACGCTGCTGCCGGCCACTGCCCACAGCAGGATCGTGAAAAAGGCCATGGCGATCAGCGTGCTGACATAGGTCGTGATCCAGCCCGGCGGTTGCCGCAGCGCAATGTACAGGCCCGCCACGGCCAGCAGGCTCTGGAGCACAACCACGGTCGCCACCGTTGGCAGCGGAAGGCGCAACAGCGGCGGCGTGCCCGGCGCGGCACCCGGGCGGGCGATATCCAGGCGCGAAAGCTGATCCCAGGCCACATCGCGCGTGACCACCAGGATCAGCAGCAGCGCCACCAGCACGCCCACGCCGCCGACGATGCGCGCGCGCGAGAGCCGACGCTGCGTGCGTGGCACGGCTCCGGCCAGCGGTTGATCGAAGGTCTGCGTCTGCGCCATGTCACTAGCCCCATCCGCGCGAAAAGATGACCTGTCCCTGATCCTCGGCCCGAATCCGATACAGGAAGCGCACAATCTGCGGCGCGGCGATGAAGATCACCACCAGCGCCTGCACGATGCGGATTAGATCGCTGGAGATGCCGGTCAGCGCCTGCATCTGGCCGCGTCCGGTGTTGAGCGCGCCCCAGAAGATCGCCGCCGGCACGATTGCCACCGGATTGCTCTTGGCCAGCAGCGCGATCGCGATGCTGTCGAAGCCGTAGCCGCTGGAGAAGAGCGCTTTCATGTTGCGTTCGAGGCCCAACACCTGACCGCTGCCGGCCAAGCCCGCCAGCGCGCCCGACAGCGCCATGGCCAGCACGAAGTTTTTGGTGATGCTGATGCCGGCATAGCGCGCCGCTTCCGGGTTGGCGCCCACGGTGCGGATCTCGAAGCCGAGCGTAGTGCGGTTGAGCAGCCACCAGATCAACCAGACCGCCAGCAGTGCCAGCACAAAGCCTAGGTGCAACCGCAGGTTCCAGCCCGGATCGGCGCTGACGATCAGCGGCGTGTACTGCTGCCCGCCAGTCAGCGCAGGGTTCTCCACCGGCCC encodes:
- a CDS encoding ABC transporter permease, translating into MAQTQTFDQPLAGAVPRTQRRLSRARIVGGVGVLVALLLILVVTRDVAWDQLSRLDIARPGAAPGTPPLLRLPLPTVATVVVLQSLLAVAGLYIALRQPPGWITTYVSTLIAMAFFTILLWAVAGSSVDVVDVLARVVRLATPITLGALAGIVCERSGVVNIGIEGTMLFAACLGYIAAILSGSTWLGVLAAMLTACLVSALHALLSVTFKVDQIISGTVLNLLAVGTTGYLRGGFIISYQQQHGAQITAQQLPALPIPLLSQIPVLGPILFAHQPITYLMLLLVPALHVLLFRTIWGLRTRAVGENPKAADTVGINVNRLRFRNVVLSGLLSGLAGAWFALEASFRFDDVMTNGRGFIALAAMIFGKWTPLGAFGGALLFSGADALQIKIQSYDFDLPRQFLQALPYLVTLVVLAGIIGRARPPAAVGKPYEKA